The sequence ATAATCAGCTATTATAAGTTAGTTTGAGCTCATTTGTGGTTAAAAAGGATTTACACATGACCTAAACATGGTCAGTCGCTAGGCTAAACTAGATGACGCATccttaaaagtgaaaaaaatgtcatgttgtTGTCACCTCATGTGACATGAGCAAACTTAATTCTACCTACAGTCACGTTAGCCAAGTTTTCATACTAACCTATAAAAGAGTGTAAACACTTTTGTGCAAATAGTATTAAGGGTTGACAGATACTCTGGTATGGCAGTATTATTGTTATTGGCCTACCCATGATATGTGCTGCACCACTATCAAAAGCATTGATTTTAAATGAGATTATAATACAGAAAACAGCTTGTGGTATTTTTCTAGTATTGTGTTATCACTGCTTAGTCCAGAGGAGTGCTCTGGCCCCAGACCTGACAACCCTCAGCACATTAGTAGATCAGACTGTGGTTCACACTGAAATAGGATGACACTTTATAATAATGTTAAACATTCGTTGACTAAGTGATCTGTtgaagaaatatttatttccttgTTATTCTTGTATCATCATAACAGGAAAATATTGGCACAAAAGATAAGTCAATATCAGTACCAAAATTCACTTTCTTTCCATACAAGTCAGAGGTATCTTGTCCTCTCAATAACTGGCAAAGGTgttggcaaaaataaaagtcagccTCAAATGTTACTAATAAAATTTAACTGACCTTATATTTGTGGTTACTGCTGGTTGCATTACATgctattattttgttttgaaaggagATTTAACCccaaattgaaaataaaataaataaattatgtaTCTAATAAGgtagatgtttgtgttttttgtcacCTCACATGACTTGTAACAGCTTAACTTTGCCTACAGTCATGTTTACTATGTATTAATGTCAACCTATGGCAAAAGGGTAAACACCTGAAAGCAAATAATACATGATTGAACTTGTTAGCATGCACTTTATGTATTCCTGTGACCCAGTCCTACTATAGCTTCCATATAGGCTCCCTTACTCCATATTTCACAGTGGGGAGTGTGAGTTGCATCAGTTAGTCTATAAGCTGTTATCATTAAGCCCATGACTCTGACACCAGCTGTTGTACACAGTGCACTACTGAGTAAACACACGTAGCATACCTCTATCGTGACCAAGTAAGGCCGTCTGCCAAATTATTTTATGGTGGCTGCTCTACGGCTGTCTGTCCTAAATAGGGATTTACATAGAGAACAGTGATGGCTGTGAGCTCTCTAACACTCTGTGCACTATCAACTATCATCACATAGATgtttgctgtgtgtgtgtggcctTGAGACAGGCGGCACTCATCTCTGAAAATGGATTTCTCTCTAGACGATATGATGTGGCAGATATTAAAAGGACCTGAATGAATGCGAGCCTTCACAGACAAACAGGAAGGCTGCAAAAGGGAAAagagacaggcagacagaaagAAGGAGACTGGTGGGAGGAAGGATGTAGAAACAGGGACAGACACGCAGACATGTAAACTGACTGACAGCCACTGACAAGTAGACATGCCTCGTGGTGGTTGATAGACATCAATCCAGAACATTTTGACAGATGGAgtgagaaatttaaaaaaaatgacagatcCTATAGGGGGTGTTTTGATTCTCCCTCTTATATACTTGCTAACATCTTTCTGGCACTCATAGCAACGAGGAGAGTCTTGTGTTGGAAGAAATGAGGCAGAGCACACAGCAGTAAGGACCTGAGGCGAGTCCCGCGCAGATCAGCCACACAGCAAACAAACCAGTTAAATGACACCAATCTCTGGTTCAACAAGTCAGCAAAAACggccttttttcactttctaaACAGAGGCAGAACTGTGAATAAGTCCAGTGTTGGATAGGGCACATTCTAGATGACTCTGGCATggttaaacattaaataaacataattaAGAACATCTTGGCATTTTCTGGATGACTGCAGGACAAAATGAAGATAAAGGCTAAGTGGAAGGgtaggagagaaagagagagatgagagGTAGAAATCGATAGAAGAGAGACTGCAGGCAGGGGATAAGAATGAAATTGCAATAGTagcaaagagagagggaggaataAAGTAACGGGAAGTTAGGTAATGGTCTTCCACAGGAAATGGAGTTTGTAGGGGCGGATTGACTCTGCTTTGAAATACATAGATAAAGGTCGctacagagagagggagggagctagagagagagagaaagggagggttTCAGTATGCGAGTGAAGAAGGAATTCCCCCGCCTCTACTGCCCCAGCCAAGAAgtagtgtgtgagagtgtgtgtgagagcagtGTATGCAGAAAGGCTTGTCTGGGCAAATTGCGAAGTGCCTCTCACTATTTCCATACCGTGTTGTCAGGCTAAACTCTGTTTACCCTACAATATGGCCTCCTGTTTTCAATATGTACCCGGTATGGATGCAGGCCTTGTGTAATGTGAGTAGATCATGTTATGTAATGAATTAATGTGTAATGAATTTGTAGATGAGTCATTTTTGTTACTACTCCAGTACCATGGTACATCATTAAGCAGGGACTACCTTTCTCCAAATCAATGTTTAACTGCTTATTGTAGTCTTATTTTGGTGGACAAGCACTCACAAGTCCTAATTTGTGATACTTTAGTTTTGAATGACTTTgatgtcattttaatgttttttgttcaCACATTTATATCTTGATCTTAGTAACTTCTTTTTCAAATCCGTGCAGTCAGTTGCTATCTTGCGTGGTGAATAGGCTTTGTGCATGTCTGAATGTGTTTTCCACATGAGTAACCCACACTCCCTGTTCCCTTTCTTCCAGAGTCTCTGGAATAAGGTGGGCAAGTGCCGAAGTCGCGCAAAGAAGACAAGAAAGGATGAGGGAGAGAGGCCCTGGCAGAAGAGGAAAATAGAGagcaaagaagaggaaggaagAAAAAAGCAAGGCAAAGCAAAAGAGGAACGCCAAAGAGAATCTCTgggataaataaatagaaagacttgtttgaaaaaaaggcaGGCTAAATGAAAAGATGAAGCCGATAAAAAAACAGGGACGGCGCTCTCCTCCCTCAACCCGGGCGAAAGGGGGAAAGCGTCGAGGAGTGGGAGATGCCTCtgaaggaggagagaagagagactCAGATGAGAACAGAGATAGAAGTAGATCTCCTCAAAACAGAGCAACCTCCTCGTCTTATTCTTCTAATTCAAACTCAGATTCCTCACTGGTGGACCCAATCAGAGCACGCAGCACTTCAGAGGGGGAGCATCACAGAGACGACAGACTGTCAGAGTCGACGGTATCACTTGTGATGGATTCTGGGAAACTGTTGACATCCTCAGATGATAGATCAGGGAGGTCAGGTGTGAGTGGTAGCAGCCACAGCGACAGTGGTGGTAGCAGTTGCAGTAACAGTAGTACACCAAGCGCCAACAACAGCCCAAACCCTGCCTCCAGCCGTAAAACAGCCACATTTAAGGCTCGAGTACCCAAGAAGAAGTATACCTCTGAACACTGCTCATCTGCTACGGGGAACCATAGCAACCCTTCCTCCAGTtcaccccctcctcttcctctaaGTGGTGGGGTCATCAACCACGGATCAACAGGttcaacaggaagtgacatctgTGTCTCGCACGCTGATGGTAACAGTCAGAGTAGGAGCCTGATGGATGACTTCCACAGCAGGACCACTGGCAGGGATGGGCACCAGGAAAGCTCTCCAGGACCTCCTCCTCTGTCACTAGGAGGGGAGAGGGAAAGGTCTGGAAGAGGTGAAGTAGTTAGAGATGCAGAGCGGGTGTCACCCAGCCCCCTTCCCCGCTGCTCCTCTACAGACACTGCCAGCGAGCACTCAGCTGACCTAGAAGTAGTCGGCGACTCCCATACCATCACACATGCAGCCCCAAGTCTCTCTGATGCGTTGTCAGATGCCCTTGCCAAAGGGCTTAAGAATCAGCGTGTGCTTGCACGCCAGATAAGGAAAAGAAGTGACGAGGAGGGAGGAGGTGAAAGAAGGAATGAAGGTGGGAGTTCAGACTTGGTGTTCCGGGCTGGAGTAGTCCGAAAGGTCAGTGGTGAATATGGAAGCCTGGAGGTGCAACTGAATGGAGAGAAGACACTGTGCCGTTATCCATATCGACATGACAGTCCCCCAGGGGTGGTAGACATAATCCTAGATGCCTCTCCACCTGGTGTTCATCCCATACCTATTGGTACACGTGTCTGTGTGCCATTTGGCAATGAGGAGGGTAGTGAAGGCCAGTGGCAGTGGTACAGAGAAGGTGTAGTAACCCAGGTGGACACACACCCTGCAGTGGCCAACCGCTATCGTGTCCTTCTTTCAGAGGAAAGATCCATATCTGTGGATGAAGAAGAGATTGGCAGAGGAACAGCTGGTGCTACACAGGCAGTTTGGGTGTCCAGACAAACACTAAGGCTTCTGGTGCCACCGTGGGACCTGGATCTGCCATCAGGGGCAGGCCGAGATGGAGAAGAAGGGGTCAGGGACAAAGAAAGGGAGCGGGAAGACAGGGAGGAGATAGACGTAGAGAGGGAGGTGTGCCGCTTAAGCCAAGGAATGACACCTAGCATGGGGTCTGTACTGGGGAGAGGAATGCCCTACCCTGGCATGGTCCCTGTTTCTTCATCAGGCCACAACATTACCTCCCCTGTAACCCCAGCATCAGTTCTTAGCCTTGTTCCAGGGCGAGAgtgggagggggagagggacctccaaagaaaacaggatagagagagggaaagagagcgGGAAAGGGAGAACAGTGgaaagcagcaacagcagcaccaACATCAGCAACACCACCCATACATGCCGCCCTCACTCACCCCTGAAGAGGACATGGAGGTGTCCCACTTTAATATGGTCCCAATGGGGGCAATCATTTCTGGGGCCAAACCAATGGCAGTTCCCCAACACCGCCACATTGTCTCTAAGCCCCCACCTGGCTACCTCAATCCCCACCTGTCTGTGGTGCGGGGCATCGGGATACCCCCTTCACACCTGGCCTTGaacccccacccccctcctTCGCCTGTCCTGCTAGGCCTTGAcccagcaacagcagcagctgcaacAGCTGGTGCTGTAATCACCACTCCCCaactccctcctctccctccgatttcctcctccaccccatccTCCTCCAGAGTAGAAAAGACCTCAGGAGGAGGTTCTTCCAGTGGAGGAGCAGGTGGTGGTAGTGGATCAGGTTCGACCTCCTCATCACGTTCCCGCACCCCGCTGACTGCTGCCCAGCAAAAGTACAAGAAGGGAGATGTGGTGTGCACGCCAACAGGCATCCGTAAGAAATTTAATGGGAAGCAGTGGAGGAGGCTGTGTTCCAGAGAGGGTTGCTCTAAAGAGTCCCAGCGCCGAGGATACTGCTCCAGACACCTCTCAATGAGGACCAAGGAGATGGAAGCCAGTGGAGGAAACCGAGACCGTGGAGGAGCCAGCAGCACAGGGACTCTGACGCCGTCTGACCTCCGATTAAGTGGTGGAAGAGCCAGCTCAGAGTTTGACTGGGATGAAACATCTCGGGAAAGTAGTGAGGCTAGCAGCCGTGGAGGGGATTCCCGTCCTCGCTTGGTCCTTCCCTCTCTTCTTCCCCAGGACCTCTCTCGTTTTGACTTTGATGAGTGTGAGGCAGCAACCATGCTAGTCTCCCTGGGTGGTTCCCGCTCAGGCACTCCATCATTCTCCCCTATCTCCAACCAGTCACCCTTTTCTCCAACCCCATCACCCTCACCCTCTCCACTCTTTGGCTTTCGCCCTGCCAACTTCAGTCCCATTACTGCTCCTCCTTCTCTTACCCCACGGCGTCATCGCCAGCTCAGTGGCACTAAGTTGGGCACACCAGGGGCTGAGCGAGAGCGCCACCTCTCTGGGATTGTgcccacttttcccaccaacCTGACCTTCACAGTTCCCATGAGCCCCAGCAAAAGGAAACTTGACTCCCACCCTCCTCCTCCGCTGCCTGCAGTCCAGGACTACCCGACCAAACCTGAGCAGCAGCAACTGATCGGCATAGGGGGAGGCATGGTGGGAGATACAACCATGGGCCACAACCCTGCAGCTTTCAGAGTCCTTTCTCCTCAGAGTCAGCCCACAACTCCTTCTTCACTTTCCTTCCCACGGCCTCGAAGTGCCACAAGCAGGCCACCATCCTCTGCTGCCTCAACACCCCCACCTATGCTAGTGTCTCCCACTCCTCCCTCCCCACTGCCCCAGGAACCTTCCCCACGTCGTATTGTACCCCTCCGTGATTCCCCAGTCATTGTCCGCAACCCAGATGTACCCCTGGCCAAATTCTCTGATGGTCCATTgggaaggagagaaagaagcagATCCAGAGAGCACAGCCAACCCCAACATGCAGCTCCTCCAGGCCTGCAGGTCCCTGTTCCAATCAATGGGGCCACTACCAATGGAGCTGTTCTCCTGCGCAACCCCACATCCACGCTTGTTCTGGTCACTTCCAGCTCGGTAAGAAAGTCACTATTTCTTGCTGTAGTGCATTGTGAATATTCAGGGATGAGGCGTGTATTCAACCCTGTCAAAACACGTGGATTTTGCTTGCGTGAATCTGAAAATAATTCTAAAATGCAAGTTTAGAATACTTGATGAAATGCCTAAAGTGCTGTGAAGCTGAAagatatttgctgtttttttaatgggaTCTGCAAAAGAGTCCATCTGTGCCGtttcatatttttcacactGAAACAGGAGCACTTGAGGAGTGATTGTGAAACTCCACCCTCAGAGTAAATGAAAAGAGTATGCAAatgaatatatatgtatatatatatagagagagagagagagaaagagagagagagagagagaaagagagaaagagagagagagtttcgATACTATCATGATCATAAGGTGGCTCTGAAAAGTTTGTTTGTTCCAGGTCTTCTTGAACTCACAAAGTGACAACAGAAAGTGCATCAGAGTGATCTTGCTCTTGAGTTAAATAGTGTGAACTTAAAGCTCTGTTTTTGGCTGTTTAGTAAAGAATctgtgagatttttaaaaacatcaacagaaGAGTAGTGATTTATGCTTCAGAGCTAGATGAGATATTTGCTCTCTTGCAGTTTTTTGGGGAAAAGGTTTACGTTTTTTGTTCAGTATCACATTGGAAGAGAGTATATGTCTGTCATTATTATAGTTTGGGTCAGTCCTCTatgcaaatacaaaaaatgtctttttgatGTCTTCCCAGTCCCTGACTCCAGCTGCAGTAGGCAACGCTGCCCTGTCAAGCCCCTCCAGCATTGGGTCGATGCCCACTTCATCAGGCTCAGTTCTGTCGTCCTCTGGCTCAGggggcagagagagggagaggaaaccTGAGGGTCACCAGGATGCCTCTGGAGGAGCTCTACCACAGCCAGTAGCTTGTCACCCCACCCCAACTGCCCTTCTGCCGCTCATACTGCCAGCTGAGTCGCCTCACCCTGCTCCTCGCAAGCAAATCATTATGGGTCGCCCAGGGACTGGTGAGTGAGGATGGGAGGGTAAAAAGAAGTCATAATGGCACTGTGGCTTTTTCACATCAGACACAAAGTCAGCTGAGCAGCACTTTCAATACGCAGTGAAAAAGTATAGCGTGAAGCTTATGTAGTTCACCCTCATACTTCTTGTTTCATTATCTCTCTAGGGTTACAATTGTATTATCTGAGCACTATGGCTGTGACTCATTCACgcattattattgtttgtttgcacTGTAAGAAAGAAACAATATTCAAGACATGTTTTCACCCCCATATTTGCTCTGTTAGgtctttttaacactttaccAATTTATTTATGAGgttaatttgaaatattgtttAGTGGCTATGTTGCAAACATCTAAGTTTTACATCGACTTGACCTCTTCAATGTAAGAGTATACATTGGTGGACAGGTAAAAATTgtatatttgatttttctgaGGTACCGTTCAGGAATCAGTTGTTATCTGAAGGGTTCTTTTATTCAATAGCACACAGTTAACACTGTAACAGGGGCTTTTATAGATGTACTCACAGTAGAACAGGAAAAACTTTTATCATTCATGCATGACTACAAAAAGGAAACCACACTCAAATGAATTATAGATGAAGTTGTTGTGAATGTATGTACTTTCAGTTTTCACTGAAGCTTGAGTCAATAATATTGCCTTTTgcagattttcattttattaagaGTGTAGCACATATTGaatgtttatttctctgtttgtaATTATTATATTTCATACAAGCTGCACTCACAGCGTGGTTggaatttaactttttcatctaCCTGCCACCGCGGCTGGTGGATTTAAATATCTACCAGCCACAAATTTTTTTACCCCCTACTCTATTTTAAGAAGCAGCATTATTCAATGAGGAATGATGTAAAAATTAAGGCATATAGGTGTTGAAGTTTTAGGTTGTTTAATAAGAAGGAGTTGTTTCACAAATAATCCAAACTGTTGCTTAATTCAAGACATTTCTTTACCACCTTGTCCTCTACTCAACCATGCAAACATTTGCAGTGCTTCCTACAGCGGTACTGTAGATGTATAGgtgtttttttatgcattttaagttttagACTCGCTAgggtttaaccccttaaagttCCGGGTAAAACTGGTCAGAAATAGTTCTACAGGAAAacccaaattaaattgaatgcTGTGTTGGAAGCATGTGGGCTACAAGCACAAGCAAGGTGCCTTTAGAAAGATAACACTCTGAAATTTATCCACAACTGCCAGACTTACTGTAGCTGCTATGAGTATCGAGAGAtacgaaaaaaaaaacaaaaaaaacaacaaaatatgtatattttttccCCATCTGAATATTTGTTGTTAAACAGAGACCTATAGCTGGGAAATACTAGTTAGAAAACCCAACTGGAGCAAAGCATGAAGTCCTACCTAGTTGAAGTTGacaataataaaacagaaaatgaggattttacacctgtttttatgaggaaaagcCCAGCTGTATTTAAACCGGGGACTCCGAAAAGGATCCAGATTGGCAGAATTTTTTCTCCATTGCTTTGCTTATAGTTTCCCAAAAAAGACACTCTTACAGCAAACACATTGGAATATTGAGAAAAACACCTttgaaaaaatgatcaaaaatagtCTATGGATGTTAATGGATGCAGTCATGTTTTTGGACTGAAAatttgactggatttagattgtGGGGACTCTCTCTGTTTTTGATGGAATATCATGATCAGGAGAGTACAGGTGAGCTTTAATGGTGAGCTGTGCCCCTTTTATaatcatttgtttgtttgtagccCGCCAAATCATGAATTGTGGTTTTATTATGTAAATAACGTGGTCTGAATCCTGAGAATCAGAGCCTTTTGGTGATATATAAcatgttatttacattttgtaaatagccgaattgttgaaaaaaaaaaacacctgccAGCCCGCCAGTGGGCCCTCAGATTTTTAAgggtttaatatttttttgtgcattttctgcAGTGTCAAGCCAAAATTCAGGctgtgttttcctttttcagaCTTGTGACAAGCAAGACATTGGTTCAAACACGCTTGTAGTAGTATGATAGTTGAAGTGAAGAACTATTCTGATACATTGAGTGCTAGTAAACATTTGACAGTAGCTCTGACAAAGGGAGGAGGAGGTAGGATTTTTTGGTCTACTTGGCTCTGCTCATGTCAGTAgtaacaagcagaaaaaagggcTTTAATTTATGCCGTTTACTTTAACAAAATCACTCTTTAGGTCAGGCTACTTTTATTTGCCTGTCCCAATTGTTGATAAGTTGAGCAAATTCTCCTGACACTGCTCATAAATACCCGCATTTGGCTGGTGGCGGGTGCTAATTACCCACCCTGATTCACAGTAAGTTTATGAAAGAGCAAAGTGTTGTTTTAGGGAGATTGAAATGGGAGATGCCACTCTGATCAGTGGTTTTTAAACCCTGTTTGaaagtgtacaaaaaaatcttttgtgtGACTATTTTGTCAGCTTTCTGTGCTCACAGTTGGATATAAGAAGATTGGCTACTGAGCAATAGAGGTGTCGGGTTAATCATATACTGTATGCTTGTTTCCATGCCAACCTTGCAAAATTACAGCCAAAACTCTGAAATGTTACTTTGAATATATGAATAAGGAAGTTTGTTCCTACTTGAAATGCACAGCATCACGTAGTGCTTCATTTTATCACAACACTTTCTAAAACTGCGAACTGAAAGTGTGATAAATGTACAGGAATTTGTCTCAGGCAGAGAAATATTGGCAATTTACAAGTGATTTACTTTCACAGTTCATAGTGGTATTGTGAAAAACCTGATACAAGCAAGTCATACAGATAATGACACTCAAACTGTGCACATACCAATAATATGTAGAGTCAGGCAGGCATGGCAGGGTTGCAGCTACAGAAAATAAGCTAAAAACCATTACCAcaagtgtcaaagtgaaagttCTGGCTTTTAATGCTTGGTATTTCATAACCCCCCTCTGATTAATAATTCCTTGACTTGGATCAAGTGGTAAAGATGAGACCTTCATCTTTTGAGGCGTGAAAATCAGAAAAGGTTTGATAAATCAGTGGCTCAGGCAGCCTCCCAGACCTGCTGCTCACTCTGTAATTTGTGACTCAGTGTGTGTAGTGTCAAAGTTATTGAGTGTGCGTGCACTGGGGGTATCTCCCTTTTTATGTGTACGCATGTGCGTGTGAGTGTGAGAGGGAGATAAGGGGTGTTTCACAGAAACTTATAAGGATATTGACATGTCTAGACATGTAAGACTGAGAGCTGGAGTTCAACAAGGACATtcacacctcctcctccaccctccaCTCACGCATACTCACACGCACTCTCATCTCGATGTTCCAGACAATCAACAACCTCAGACAGGGCATCAAGGGCAGGTCCAGCGTGATGTGAATGTATTTCATCACTCTCAGCAGTAAAAGGAGTAATTGTATTGCTGGCGTGTTGTCATGGATACACTGTTTCCACCAGTAGAATTAGTGCAGTAAAGCGTTGAGCCCTGAGCTGATTACCGAAGCGCgcttttatttctctctccctctcacatCCCTCGCACTGCTGCTAGCAGCCACCTGCCTCTGTAGCGTAACGTTTCCTCCgccatacatttttaaaaacacctaGAGCCACAGTGGGGCCAGAAACAAACACTGGCAGAAGGCAACGGAGGCCCCACGGCTGAGATCTCTCCTATATATAGCCCAGCTCAAGTGCAGCTGCATTAGCATCACAAGTTTCATTACTGCTCTCTTTGAGTACATCTGCAGCCTTCGGTGGAGAAGAGATAAGAGCTCTGATGTAGCCGCGGTCCCATTTCGTTACACCGCTCAAGAACTTTATTATTGCTTCTGCACCCACAGGAGAAATTATTTGGAACCGTCTCCTGCAGTAGTAATGTG comes from Cheilinus undulatus linkage group 16, ASM1832078v1, whole genome shotgun sequence and encodes:
- the cica gene encoding protein capicua homolog isoform X2; its protein translation is MKPIKKQGRRSPPSTRAKGGKRRGVGDASEGGEKRDSDENRDRSRSPQNRATSSSYSSNSNSDSSLVDPIRARSTSEGEHHRDDRLSESTVSLVMDSGKLLTSSDDRSGRSGVSGSSHSDSGGSSCSNSSTPSANNSPNPASSRKTATFKARVPKKKYTSEHCSSATGNHSNPSSSSPPPLPLSGGVINHGSTGSTGSDICVSHADGNSQSRSLMDDFHSRTTGRDGHQESSPGPPPLSLGGERERSGRGEVVRDAERVSPSPLPRCSSTDTASEHSADLEVVGDSHTITHAAPSLSDALSDALAKGLKNQRVLARQIRKRSDEEGGGERRNEGGSSDLVFRAGVVRKVSGEYGSLEVQLNGEKTLCRYPYRHDSPPGVVDIILDASPPGVHPIPIGTRVCVPFGNEEGSEGQWQWYREGVVTQVDTHPAVANRYRVLLSEERSISVDEEEIGRGTAGATQAVWVSRQTLRLLVPPWDLDLPSGAGRDGEEGVRDKEREREDREEIDVEREVCRLSQGMTPSMGSVLGRGMPYPGMVPVSSSGHNITSPVTPASVLSLVPGREWEGERDLQRKQDRERERERERENSGKQQQQHQHQQHHPYMPPSLTPEEDMEVSHFNMVPMGAIISGAKPMAVPQHRHIVSKPPPGYLNPHLSVVRGIGIPPSHLALNPHPPPSPVLLGLDPATAAAATAGAVITTPQLPPLPPISSSTPSSSRVEKTSGGGSSSGGAGGGSGSGSTSSSRSRTPLTAAQQKYKKGDVVCTPTGIRKKFNGKQWRRLCSREGCSKESQRRGYCSRHLSMRTKEMEASGGNRDRGGASSTGTLTPSDLRLSGGRASSEFDWDETSRESSEASSRGGDSRPRLVLPSLLPQDLSRFDFDECEAATMLVSLGGSRSGTPSFSPISNQSPFSPTPSPSPSPLFGFRPANFSPITAPPSLTPRRHRQLSGTKLGTPGAERERHLSGIVPTFPTNLTFTVPMSPSKRKLDSHPPPPLPAVQDYPTKPEQQQLIGIGGGMVGDTTMGHNPAAFRVLSPQSQPTTPSSLSFPRPRSATSRPPSSAASTPPPMLVSPTPPSPLPQEPSPRRIVPLRDSPVIVRNPDVPLAKFSDGPLGRRERSRSREHSQPQHAAPPGLQVPVPINGATTNGAVLLRNPTSTLVLVTSSSSLTPAAVGNAALSSPSSIGSMPTSSGSVLSSSGSGGRERERKPEGHQDASGGALPQPVACHPTPTALLPLILPAESPHPAPRKQIIMGRPGTVWTNVEPRSVPVFPWHSLVPFLEPSQSGAAAQPADGQQLVNQSKEPRCGVALVSDGRSGPPDLERGSPSCPPPTNDNPPSDRGGADSETESDTDDPFSPGVTNDPAPSSGPIKRRTQSLSALPKDGDRKREKDHIRRPMNAFMIFSKRHRALVHQRHPNQDNRTVSKILGEWWYALGPNEKQQYHDLAFQVKEAHFRAHPDWKWCNKDRRKSLSEGRGTPKEQRERSMSESIDPHSESQVLEGKGGGSGWPGGSERRGGLFVGQHPRPRAFSQSAVHTLEQRERERDLEKDDGTSLFRHRALPQSLYQGGASEDVTSDEERMVICEEEGDDDVMEDSCPEGSIDLKCKERVTDSDEDEPDGQHGFQPMARSSLPSSSPSIPHSDSTSSKGNSSGGGGGGGEEGSERKRKRGTDGGEDGSEEGSKREETAAGGGDGGGGGGLGVSSLSITGSSSNTQAPLTLTQSGLTQVLSTVRMAPTMVTNVVRPIASTPIPIASKAVEGTVPLGCLPQDKKTTLLIGGGGPQQLPVTAGVQTQSPVLQSKMLVPMATVRTGSTPPHPSISLVAPPLPVQNGPATGNKIIQIAPMPVVQTSVHPNGAAAVHSGSPFPVSVATVMAPGAAPPQTVLLTSPPTRITYVQSGAGVTAASPQQGTPAQGPAYLPSSLAALGFAAVSPSGQTLVQPIVGQPPLLAPAPPLSCQSQTSPGQASGSTVRQVLTAIYPAPTIALPTGVVSVTTMPPAVGAPAQDLMKPSSPLATGVQGSPVATPQPNIAMEVEPKVEVKKEIQPDGQIEDGGKGLSSCSANSSLFTCMSNATAVKKEEDIGLQIKEENLRDGHSRETLGETDKERERGLKECSEKMGDAETDREDSSKESGPRSTPPTTSGLDPPPPPPVEREPPSSSKKTKFRPPPLKKTPDSLDKVLSETNFEERFAELPEFNPEEVLPSPTLQSLATSPRAILGSYRRKRRNSTELEPSAEDPSSPRRKTRRLSSCSSEPNTPKSAAKCEGDIFTFDRAEGEDILGDVDRVPYSSLRRTLDQRRALVMQLFQEHGFFPSAQATAAFQARYSDTFPNKVCLQLKIREVRQKIMQTATPGTLEPGGSAETSPARSHSSSFNQSSREDGGPEQHGDKGRSPEEPKSEGS